One genomic segment of Bacteroidales bacterium includes these proteins:
- a CDS encoding glycoside hydrolase family 127 protein, translating into MRCLRSIFLLVFLFLPVLCISANDLSNYQNNRYPLVRKPYMELPLGSIKAKGWLLEMLERQKNGATGQMDKLYPEVMGSRNGWLGGDGDQWERGPYWIDGLLPLAYILDDKNLKEKVQPWIEWALKSQREDGFFGPAKNYSYEPGLQRDNAEDWWPRMVVLKILQQYYSATGDQRIISFMTGYFRYQLNTLPEKPLGNWTFWARYRVCDNLQVVYWLYNITGDDFLLDLGSLLHQQGHDFVHMFLHSQDLCRQNSIHCVNLAQGIKEPVIFYQQSGDKTHLEAVKKGFADLKRFNGQPQGMYGGDEGLHGRNPTQGSELCSAVELMYSLEKITEITGDIAYADHLEKIAFNALPTQVSDDYMAKQYFQQANQVMITRHPRNFYEDANHKGTDVLFGTLSGYPCCFSNMHQGWPKFTQHLWYATPDNGIAAMVYSPSEVSALVGKGCKVKISEDTYYPMDDKIRFTIRIDDKRISTVDFPFHLRIPGWCRQATVSVNGKEEQKVEGGKTAVIKRNWKSGDQVELYLPMEIQVSTWHENSIALERGPLVYALKMEETWNRKEMPEADVKAYGKHYLEVTSPSKWNYGIVGFDQKKADEHCKVTIDPEKQRSAYPWNLENAPVEIKLKARPIPNWQLYSEMAGPLPFSTGHWTSKEVTPDEEITLIPYGCTTLRISEFPVVRP; encoded by the coding sequence ATGAGATGTCTGAGGTCTATTTTTCTTTTGGTTTTCCTTTTTCTACCTGTGCTCTGTATCTCGGCAAATGATCTATCGAATTATCAGAATAACCGTTATCCTTTGGTAAGGAAACCATACATGGAGTTGCCGTTAGGGAGTATCAAGGCAAAAGGCTGGTTACTGGAAATGCTGGAACGGCAGAAAAATGGAGCTACAGGGCAGATGGATAAGTTGTATCCGGAAGTGATGGGATCACGGAATGGATGGCTGGGCGGTGACGGCGACCAATGGGAAAGGGGACCTTACTGGATCGATGGATTGTTGCCTCTGGCCTATATCCTGGATGATAAGAACCTGAAAGAAAAAGTACAGCCATGGATAGAATGGGCATTGAAAAGCCAGCGTGAAGACGGGTTTTTCGGTCCGGCTAAAAATTATAGTTATGAACCCGGCCTGCAGCGCGATAATGCTGAAGACTGGTGGCCGAGAATGGTCGTACTCAAAATATTGCAGCAGTATTATTCCGCAACGGGCGATCAGCGCATTATATCATTTATGACCGGATATTTCAGGTACCAATTAAATACATTACCTGAAAAACCATTGGGTAACTGGACATTCTGGGCCAGATACAGGGTATGCGACAATTTGCAGGTGGTATACTGGTTATACAACATCACCGGAGATGATTTTTTACTCGATCTGGGTAGCCTGTTACATCAGCAGGGTCATGATTTTGTCCATATGTTCCTTCATAGTCAGGATCTTTGCCGCCAGAATTCCATTCATTGTGTCAATCTGGCGCAGGGAATCAAAGAGCCGGTAATATTTTACCAGCAAAGCGGGGATAAAACACATCTGGAAGCTGTAAAAAAAGGATTTGCCGATCTCAAAAGATTCAATGGTCAACCACAGGGAATGTATGGAGGTGATGAAGGATTACATGGCCGTAATCCGACACAGGGTTCCGAACTGTGCTCGGCTGTAGAATTAATGTATTCACTGGAAAAGATCACGGAAATTACCGGAGATATAGCTTATGCCGATCATCTGGAAAAGATCGCATTTAATGCCTTACCTACCCAGGTGTCCGACGATTACATGGCCAAACAGTATTTCCAGCAGGCCAACCAGGTAATGATCACAAGGCATCCTCGTAATTTTTATGAAGACGCCAACCATAAAGGAACAGATGTGCTTTTCGGGACATTGTCCGGTTATCCGTGTTGCTTTTCCAACATGCATCAGGGATGGCCCAAGTTTACCCAGCACCTATGGTATGCAACCCCCGATAATGGTATTGCTGCTATGGTTTATTCCCCTTCCGAAGTGTCTGCTTTAGTCGGTAAAGGCTGTAAGGTGAAGATCTCCGAAGATACCTATTATCCTATGGATGATAAGATCAGGTTTACGATCAGAATTGACGACAAGCGTATTTCTACCGTTGACTTTCCTTTCCATCTGCGTATTCCCGGGTGGTGCAGACAGGCAACGGTGTCAGTGAACGGAAAAGAGGAGCAAAAGGTTGAAGGAGGTAAAACGGCCGTTATCAAACGTAACTGGAAGAGTGGGGATCAGGTCGAACTGTATCTGCCGATGGAAATACAGGTCAGCACCTGGCATGAAAATTCAATTGCATTGGAACGTGGGCCCTTGGTGTATGCACTGAAGATGGAAGAAACATGGAACAGGAAAGAGATGCCCGAAGCAGATGTAAAAGCCTATGGAAAACATTATCTAGAAGTGACTTCCCCTTCGAAATGGAATTATGGTATTGTCGGTTTCGACCAGAAAAAGGCTGATGAGCATTGTAAGGTAACCATTGATCCGGAGAAGCAACGTTCGGCATATCCGTGGAACCTTGAAAATGCTCCTGTAGAAATTAAATTAAAAGCACGACCTATTCCAAACTGGCAGTTATACAGTGAAATGGCAGGGCCGTTGCCGTTTTCCACAGGCCACTGGACCAGTAAAGAAGTGACTCCGGATGAGGAAATCACCCTGATACCTTACGGATGCACCACTCTACGTATCTCCGAATTTCCGGTAGTACGCCCATAA
- a CDS encoding family 43 glycosylhydrolase — MKFFILVLSMLFFLHYPGQASAEELIPNEPGMMMFGDTSRVGKPFSKDPHVVKFNDKYLMYYSIPPYKDHPESGWNIGIAESKDLINWTKVGEITPFPGAEYEKRGLCAPGALVRDNKVHLFYQTYGNGRNDAICHAYSNDGINFVRNPTNPIFSPTGDWNCGRAIDAEVCKYKGKYYLYFATRDPDYKVQMLGVTVAPGNTDFKREDWVQAADYSILYPELDWEKKCIEGASIVQKGKKLYMFYAGAYNNEPQQVGVAVSKDGIKWERLFSTPFLPNGKPGEWNSSESGHPHIFADPGTGRTFLFYQGNNDRGKTWLISNVEVVFKKGIPVIKNE, encoded by the coding sequence ATGAAATTTTTTATTCTTGTACTTTCCATGTTGTTTTTCCTGCATTATCCGGGACAAGCATCAGCTGAAGAATTGATCCCGAATGAACCGGGTATGATGATGTTCGGTGATACTTCCCGTGTAGGGAAACCTTTTTCAAAAGATCCGCATGTTGTGAAATTCAATGACAAGTACCTGATGTATTATTCTATTCCTCCTTATAAGGATCATCCGGAGTCGGGCTGGAATATCGGGATTGCAGAAAGTAAAGACCTGATCAACTGGACCAAGGTAGGTGAGATCACCCCTTTTCCCGGTGCGGAATACGAAAAACGGGGACTATGCGCTCCCGGGGCATTGGTCAGGGATAATAAGGTCCATTTGTTTTATCAGACCTATGGCAACGGCCGCAATGATGCGATCTGCCATGCATATTCGAATGACGGGATAAATTTTGTGCGGAATCCGACCAATCCGATTTTCAGCCCTACGGGGGACTGGAATTGTGGAAGGGCCATTGATGCAGAGGTCTGTAAGTATAAAGGAAAATATTACCTTTATTTTGCTACCCGTGATCCGGACTATAAAGTACAGATGCTGGGCGTTACAGTAGCCCCCGGGAATACGGATTTTAAAAGGGAAGACTGGGTACAGGCGGCAGATTATTCCATCCTTTATCCGGAACTGGACTGGGAAAAGAAATGTATCGAGGGTGCATCGATCGTACAGAAGGGGAAAAAACTATATATGTTTTATGCCGGTGCTTACAATAATGAGCCGCAACAGGTGGGAGTAGCGGTAAGTAAGGACGGAATTAAATGGGAACGTTTATTTAGTACACCATTTTTACCTAATGGTAAGCCGGGTGAATGGAATTCCAGCGAATCCGGTCATCCGCATATATTCGCCGATCCCGGAACAGGCAGGACATTTTTGTTTTACCAGGGAAACAACGACCGGGGAAAAACATGGCTTATTTCAAATGTGGAAGTTGTTTTTAAGAAAGGAATACCAGTGATAAAGAACGAATAA
- a CDS encoding Gfo/Idh/MocA family oxidoreductase has product MLNRVYIILVLSAVVLVNSCKTEKKAVFTGAEGEVQLITLDPGHFHAALVQKNMYKQVNPAVYVYAPDGDDLNEHLKKIDAYNQRADQPTSWKEEVYRGPDFFEKMIAQKKGNVMVTAGNNRKKTEYIKKTIDAGINVLADKPMAINVQNFELLKQAFASAQQNGVLLYDIMTERFEITTMLQKEFSLLPEVFGTLENGSVEDPSVTKESVHHFFKYVSGSALKRPAWFFDVEQQGEGIVDVTTHLVDLVQWECFPDVVLDYTKDIEIVSAKRWTTNMGKDQFQQVTGLADYPDYLKKDVRNDSLLVYANGEINYKLKGKHAKVVVIWNYMPPEGTGDTHYSTMRGTNANLIIRQGAEQAYRPTLYIEPVVKDIAAFETALNSNLKKIQTKYPGIEVKKLDAGWEVLVPEKYHNGHEAHFGQVTERYLQYLVDGKLPEWEVPNMIAKYYTTTKALEMAKGK; this is encoded by the coding sequence ATGTTGAATAGAGTATATATCATTTTAGTGTTATCAGCAGTGGTACTTGTGAATTCGTGTAAAACAGAAAAAAAAGCAGTGTTCACGGGAGCTGAAGGAGAAGTGCAGTTAATTACACTTGATCCCGGACATTTTCATGCAGCTTTGGTGCAGAAGAATATGTATAAACAGGTAAATCCTGCAGTGTATGTGTACGCCCCGGATGGCGATGACCTGAACGAACACCTGAAAAAGATAGACGCATATAACCAGCGGGCGGACCAACCTACTTCATGGAAAGAAGAAGTATATCGCGGGCCTGATTTCTTTGAGAAAATGATTGCACAGAAAAAAGGAAATGTAATGGTTACCGCAGGTAATAACCGCAAGAAAACCGAATACATAAAGAAAACCATAGATGCGGGTATCAATGTACTGGCAGATAAACCTATGGCTATTAATGTACAGAATTTTGAGTTGTTAAAACAGGCTTTTGCTTCTGCACAGCAAAATGGAGTGTTGTTATATGATATTATGACCGAACGTTTTGAGATAACTACCATGTTGCAGAAAGAGTTTTCCCTTTTACCTGAAGTATTCGGAACTTTGGAAAACGGATCGGTAGAGGATCCTTCAGTGACCAAGGAAAGTGTCCATCACTTTTTTAAGTATGTATCCGGTTCGGCCCTTAAGCGTCCCGCATGGTTTTTTGATGTGGAACAGCAGGGAGAAGGAATTGTGGATGTTACCACACACCTTGTCGATCTGGTACAATGGGAGTGTTTTCCGGATGTAGTCCTGGACTATACGAAAGATATTGAGATCGTTTCGGCAAAACGTTGGACGACCAATATGGGCAAAGACCAGTTCCAACAAGTGACAGGATTAGCCGATTATCCTGATTATCTTAAGAAAGATGTTCGCAATGATTCATTATTGGTATATGCCAATGGGGAAATTAATTACAAATTAAAAGGTAAACATGCCAAGGTGGTGGTTATATGGAATTATATGCCTCCTGAAGGTACCGGAGATACTCATTATTCTACCATGAGGGGCACCAATGCAAACCTGATTATCCGTCAGGGTGCTGAACAAGCTTATAGGCCAACCTTGTATATAGAGCCGGTTGTGAAAGACATCGCTGCTTTTGAAACCGCATTGAATAGTAATTTGAAGAAAATCCAAACAAAATATCCCGGTATTGAAGTGAAAAAACTGGATGCCGGTTGGGAAGTCCTGGTACCTGAGAAATATCATAATGGTCATGAAGCCCATTTCGGACAGGTGACTGAACGTTACCTGCAATACCTGGTGGATGGGAAACTGCCGGAATGGGAAGTACCCAATATGATCGCCAAATATTACACCACCACAAAGGCGTTGGAAATGGCAAAGGGTAAATGA
- a CDS encoding MaoC family dehydratase yields MPERIVIQNFEEFEKYVGKVLGVSAYHTVTQEQIDLFADATLDHQWIHVDVEKAKKESPYGTTIAHGYLNLSIIPYLWGQIIEVRNIKLLVNYGIDKLKFKQPVLVNDGVRLKASLRSLTNLRGVSKAEVNVTLEIKDNDKPALDATLVFLYHFE; encoded by the coding sequence ATGCCGGAAAGGATAGTTATTCAGAATTTTGAAGAATTTGAAAAGTATGTCGGAAAGGTTTTAGGCGTTTCTGCTTACCACACTGTTACACAAGAACAGATTGATCTGTTCGCAGATGCAACGTTGGATCATCAGTGGATACATGTAGATGTGGAGAAAGCTAAAAAAGAAAGCCCATATGGGACAACTATTGCGCATGGTTATCTGAACTTATCCATCATTCCTTATTTATGGGGGCAAATCATTGAGGTGAGGAATATCAAATTATTGGTAAATTACGGAATTGATAAGCTTAAATTTAAACAGCCGGTTTTGGTAAACGATGGGGTACGGCTTAAAGCATCTTTACGATCATTGACTAATCTGAGAGGAGTATCAAAAGCGGAAGTCAATGTTACCCTGGAGATCAAAGACAATGATAAACCTGCGTTGGATGCGACACTGGTCTTCTTGTACCATTTCGAATAA